Proteins encoded in a region of the Massilia sp. UMI-21 genome:
- a CDS encoding MarR family transcriptional regulator yields MKTTMPSPTAAPVLGKQLCFALYSTSLAMMRVYRGLLPRLGLTYPQYLVMMVLWEQDELTVSDIGERLFLDSATLTPLLKRMEAQGLVRRARARADERQVIVSLTEQGQALRNDAAALMPEILCATKCSVEEITSLRDQLVDLRKNLNDSAGA; encoded by the coding sequence ATGAAAACCACCATGCCTTCCCCCACTGCTGCGCCTGTGCTGGGCAAGCAGTTGTGCTTCGCCTTGTACTCGACATCGTTGGCGATGATGCGTGTCTACCGCGGTCTCCTGCCGAGGCTCGGGCTGACTTATCCTCAATATCTGGTGATGATGGTCCTGTGGGAGCAGGACGAGCTGACGGTGTCGGATATCGGAGAACGCTTGTTTCTGGATTCCGCCACCTTGACGCCACTGTTGAAACGCATGGAAGCGCAGGGCCTGGTGCGGCGGGCGCGGGCGCGCGCCGATGAGCGGCAGGTGATTGTCAGCCTCACCGAGCAGGGCCAGGCCTTGCGAAACGATGCGGCGGCGCTGATGCCGGAAATCCTGTGCGCTACCAAGTGCTCGGTGGAAGAGATCACCAGCCTGCGCGACCAGCTGGTCGATCTGCGCAAGAACCTGAACGATAGCGCCGGCGCCTGA
- the cobT gene encoding nicotinate-nucleotide--dimethylbenzimidazole phosphoribosyltransferase, with amino-acid sequence MQIPLIAPTADTALSQVLSDAINNKTKPLGSLGRLESLAAQLGMIQRSTRVRISEPAILVFAGDHGVVAEGVSAYPQEVTWQMVENFLADGAAINVFARQNGCALHVVDAGVNHDFGARPGLLDRKLARGTRNFANEAAMSRLELERALEHGAALVRDLPGNVVGFGEMGIGNTTAAAAIMHKLTGLPLPQCVGAGTGLSGEGFQRKLQVIAAAVDKHAGIDDPLDVLATFGGFEIAMMAGAMLEAAALRKVLLIDGFIVTSALLAASRLQPAILDYCVFAHASSENGHRLMLEALDAEPLLQLGLRLGEGTGSALALPLLHAAANFLNEMATFSSAQVSTNAQQER; translated from the coding sequence ATGCAAATTCCCCTCATTGCGCCGACCGCCGACACGGCCCTGTCGCAAGTGCTGAGCGACGCCATCAATAACAAGACGAAACCGCTTGGCAGCCTTGGGCGCCTCGAATCCCTTGCGGCGCAATTGGGCATGATCCAGCGCTCGACGCGGGTTCGTATCTCGGAGCCGGCCATCCTGGTTTTCGCCGGGGACCATGGCGTGGTCGCGGAAGGCGTGTCGGCCTATCCGCAAGAGGTAACGTGGCAGATGGTGGAGAACTTCCTCGCCGACGGCGCGGCCATTAATGTATTCGCCCGCCAGAATGGCTGCGCCTTGCATGTGGTAGACGCCGGCGTCAACCATGACTTCGGCGCGCGTCCGGGCCTGCTCGACCGCAAGCTTGCCAGAGGTACCCGCAATTTCGCCAACGAAGCCGCGATGTCGCGCCTGGAACTGGAGCGCGCACTGGAACATGGCGCCGCCCTGGTGCGCGACCTGCCCGGCAATGTCGTCGGCTTCGGCGAAATGGGCATCGGTAATACGACTGCGGCCGCAGCCATCATGCACAAGCTCACCGGGCTGCCGCTGCCGCAGTGCGTCGGCGCCGGCACGGGATTGTCGGGCGAAGGCTTCCAGCGCAAGCTGCAGGTCATCGCGGCGGCGGTCGACAAGCATGCCGGGATCGACGATCCGCTCGACGTACTGGCCACCTTTGGTGGATTCGAGATCGCCATGATGGCCGGAGCGATGCTGGAGGCGGCCGCGCTGCGCAAGGTGCTGCTGATCGACGGCTTCATCGTCACCTCCGCCCTGCTGGCAGCGAGCCGCCTGCAGCCGGCCATCCTCGATTACTGCGTGTTCGCCCACGCGTCGAGCGAGAACGGGCACCGCCTGATGCTGGAGGCGCTCGACGCCGAGCCGCTGCTGCAACTGGGGCTGCGGCTGGGCGAAGGCACCGGCAGCGCGCTGGCCCTGCCCCTGCTGCATGCGGCCGCCAACTTCCTGAACGAGATGGCGACCTTCTCCTCGGCGCAGGTCAGCACCAACGCGCAGCAGGAACGATAA
- a CDS encoding DUF418 domain-containing protein yields MPAAWTPVANDERIQSLDVVRGFALIGILMMNVEFFNRATAALGSGLQRGLTGADFWVSYFVQYFVTGKFWTIFSLLFGMGFAVMLTRAERAGRGFLVPYMRRIAALAVFGALHHIFLFSGDILFSYAVAATALLIVLYGRTKWILLAIALCAGAGFIPGMNWMFGLAGGLAFSGFVAWWLRGEQRMKRLGKLPVIAFIMILLGVSGLIGGAATWFLPGTPPEARFGLPMLGAALVTLGCLSARYHADRPARPWRIGVGIYCFIFLMMTGAGASMYFFPEKPPVAATKEQAEKRKEQNAARAKNLKEREERIKTETATLTKGSYADVMSMRARELLEKAPGEVGFATILTGMFLIGTWFVRSGVMEKAQAHLPLFRKLAMFGLPIGIGMGLLGSAISMRAVPGSRGADGFQLATGLQMLGNLPASLGYVSLVILMLYSASPLNKVSLLAPFGRMALTNYLTQSLVASTFFLGYGLGNWGISRVDQMLFVLVLVAAQIVFSHAWLSRFRYGPVEWLWRAVTYWQIPPMRIGTPAVLPAVATPA; encoded by the coding sequence GTGCCGGCGGCCTGGACGCCGGTTGCGAACGACGAGCGTATCCAGTCACTGGATGTGGTGCGCGGCTTCGCCCTCATCGGCATCCTCATGATGAATGTCGAGTTTTTCAACCGGGCCACTGCCGCCCTCGGCTCGGGCCTGCAGAGGGGGCTGACCGGGGCAGACTTCTGGGTCAGCTACTTCGTCCAGTATTTTGTCACCGGAAAATTCTGGACTATTTTCTCCCTCCTGTTCGGCATGGGCTTCGCCGTCATGCTCACCAGGGCGGAGCGCGCCGGCCGCGGCTTCCTGGTTCCCTACATGCGACGCATCGCCGCGCTGGCCGTCTTCGGCGCCCTGCACCACATTTTCCTGTTCTCCGGCGATATCCTGTTCAGCTACGCGGTCGCGGCGACTGCGCTGCTGATCGTGCTGTATGGGCGGACCAAGTGGATACTGCTTGCGATCGCCTTGTGTGCCGGCGCAGGCTTTATCCCGGGAATGAACTGGATGTTCGGCCTGGCCGGCGGCCTTGCGTTCTCAGGTTTCGTTGCCTGGTGGCTGCGCGGCGAGCAGCGCATGAAGCGCCTCGGCAAGCTGCCGGTGATCGCGTTCATCATGATCCTGCTCGGCGTGAGTGGCCTCATCGGTGGCGCCGCGACCTGGTTCTTGCCTGGCACGCCGCCAGAGGCGCGCTTCGGCCTGCCGATGCTTGGCGCCGCACTCGTCACGCTCGGCTGCCTTTCCGCACGCTACCACGCCGACCGGCCCGCGCGTCCATGGCGGATCGGTGTCGGCATCTACTGCTTCATTTTCCTCATGATGACGGGTGCTGGCGCATCGATGTATTTCTTCCCCGAGAAGCCGCCCGTGGCCGCCACCAAGGAACAAGCCGAAAAGCGAAAGGAGCAGAATGCCGCGCGGGCCAAGAACCTCAAGGAGCGCGAAGAGCGCATCAAGACCGAAACCGCGACGCTCACGAAAGGAAGCTATGCCGACGTGATGAGCATGCGGGCCAGGGAGCTCCTCGAGAAGGCGCCCGGAGAGGTGGGCTTCGCGACGATCCTGACCGGTATGTTCCTGATCGGGACCTGGTTCGTCCGCTCGGGCGTCATGGAGAAGGCGCAGGCCCACCTGCCGCTGTTTCGCAAGCTGGCAATGTTCGGCCTGCCGATCGGCATCGGCATGGGCTTGCTCGGATCGGCCATCAGCATGCGAGCGGTGCCGGGTTCACGCGGCGCCGACGGCTTCCAGCTGGCCACGGGCCTGCAAATGCTGGGCAACCTGCCTGCCTCGCTCGGCTATGTCAGCCTGGTGATCCTGATGTTGTACAGCGCGTCACCACTGAACAAGGTGAGCCTGCTGGCACCGTTCGGCCGCATGGCCCTGACCAACTACCTGACCCAATCGCTGGTCGCATCCACCTTCTTCCTCGGCTACGGCCTGGGCAACTGGGGCATCTCGCGGGTCGACCAGATGCTGTTCGTGCTCGTGCTCGTGGCGGCGCAGATCGTGTTCAGCCATGCGTGGCTGTCGCGCTTCCGTTACGGCCCGGTGGAATGGCTGTGGCGTGCGGTCACCTATTGGCAGATTCCGCCGATGCGCATCGGGACCCCGGCCGTGCTGCCTGCGGTGGCGACGCCGGCGTGA
- a CDS encoding adenosylcobinamide-GDP ribazoletransferase produces MQQLRLFFIAVQFFTRLPIPRWVGFEQEWLHHASRYFPLVGLVVGALGAGVYAAAALLFPAPVAAVLSTVATVYATGAFHEDGFADTCDGMGGGMTRERVLEIMQDSRVGAYGAIGIVCMLGLKCVTLAMLPPAGAIGALLLAHPLSRLAATSLIWRMEYARAEGKAKPLAERMTTSEFGIACASVALAAGILLAAGALDLPALLAALAASSAAAWWLARKFVRRIGGYTGDCLGAVQQLAEVVIYLAVLATLGDGALA; encoded by the coding sequence ATGCAGCAGCTGCGCCTGTTCTTCATCGCGGTCCAGTTTTTCACGCGCCTGCCGATTCCGCGCTGGGTCGGCTTCGAGCAGGAATGGCTGCACCACGCCTCGCGCTATTTTCCACTGGTTGGCCTGGTGGTGGGGGCGCTCGGCGCCGGCGTGTATGCCGCGGCCGCCCTGCTCTTTCCCGCGCCGGTCGCGGCCGTGCTCTCGACCGTGGCAACCGTCTACGCCACCGGCGCCTTCCATGAAGACGGCTTTGCCGACACCTGCGATGGCATGGGCGGCGGCATGACGCGCGAGCGGGTACTGGAGATCATGCAGGACTCGCGCGTAGGCGCCTACGGCGCCATCGGCATCGTCTGCATGCTCGGCCTGAAGTGCGTCACGCTGGCGATGCTGCCGCCCGCCGGCGCCATCGGCGCGCTGCTGCTCGCCCATCCGCTGTCGCGCCTGGCGGCGACATCGCTGATCTGGCGCATGGAATACGCGCGCGCCGAGGGCAAGGCCAAGCCGCTGGCCGAACGCATGACGACAAGCGAATTCGGCATCGCCTGCGCCAGCGTCGCGCTCGCGGCCGGCATCCTGCTCGCGGCCGGCGCCCTCGACCTGCCGGCGCTGCTGGCAGCCCTGGCCGCAAGCAGCGCCGCTGCCTGGTGGCTGGCCCGCAAGTTCGTCCGCCGCATCGGCGGCTATACCGGCGACTGCCTCGGCGCCGTCCAGCAACTGGCGGAAGTCGTCATCTACCTCGCCGTGTTGGCCACGCTCGGCGACGGCGCACTGGCGTAA
- a CDS encoding DUF1840 domain-containing protein translates to MLITFKCKSYPEVLMYQEHAKRILDLLHKDTERGVITAEEAPRAVALLEGEIDESKKHQVSEQVERDVHAHHGESEDNDHEPIELVTFPTRAYPLLEMLRSARDQHTDVLWGV, encoded by the coding sequence ATGTTGATTACATTCAAATGTAAATCCTATCCTGAAGTGTTGATGTACCAGGAGCACGCCAAGCGCATCCTGGATCTGTTGCACAAGGATACCGAACGCGGCGTCATAACCGCGGAAGAAGCGCCACGTGCGGTGGCCTTGCTCGAGGGCGAGATCGACGAAAGCAAGAAGCACCAGGTTTCCGAACAGGTCGAGCGTGACGTGCATGCGCACCACGGCGAGAGCGAAGATAACGATCACGAGCCGATCGAGCTTGTTACCTTCCCGACGCGAGCATATCCTTTGCTGGAAATGCTGCGTTCGGCTCGCGACCAGCATACCGACGTGCTCTGGGGCGTGTAA
- a CDS encoding histidine phosphatase family protein, with amino-acid sequence MRLILVRHPQPDIAAGICYGKTDVPASAEALAQVAASLRAAGLPGALPVHASPLARCAALARELGAPVSLDARLAEMDFGAWEMRPWDAIPRAEVEAWAADLLGFRPGGGDTVREVAHRVAAFREDLRRTGYGAALLICHAGTMRLLSALHAGGSVETAALRAASSPHRIAYGEVIELRD; translated from the coding sequence ATGCGACTGATCCTGGTCCGCCATCCGCAGCCGGATATCGCAGCGGGCATCTGCTACGGCAAGACCGACGTCCCGGCATCGGCGGAAGCGCTCGCGCAGGTCGCGGCCAGCCTGCGCGCTGCCGGACTGCCCGGCGCACTGCCGGTCCATGCGAGCCCGCTGGCACGCTGTGCCGCATTGGCGCGCGAACTGGGCGCACCCGTCAGCCTGGACGCCCGCCTGGCCGAGATGGACTTCGGCGCCTGGGAGATGCGCCCATGGGATGCCATCCCGCGCGCCGAGGTGGAGGCCTGGGCCGCCGACCTGCTGGGCTTTCGTCCCGGTGGCGGCGACACCGTGCGCGAGGTGGCGCATCGGGTAGCCGCATTTCGGGAGGATCTGCGCCGGACCGGCTATGGCGCTGCCCTGCTCATCTGCCATGCCGGCACCATGCGCCTGCTGTCGGCCCTGCATGCGGGCGGCAGCGTCGAAACCGCCGCGCTGCGCGCCGCATCCAGCCCGCATCGCATCGCGTACGGTGAAGTTATCGAGCTGAGAGACTGA